A single genomic interval of Primulina huaijiensis isolate GDHJ02 chromosome 7, ASM1229523v2, whole genome shotgun sequence harbors:
- the LOC140980594 gene encoding cullin-3A-like isoform X1, producing MSSGQKKRNFQIEAFKHKVVVDPKYAEKTWKILEHAINEIYNHNASGLSFEELYRNAYNMVLHKFGDFLYSGLVSTMTFHLQTMSKCIEAAQGGSFLEELNTKWSDHNKALQMIRDILMYMDRTFIPNTQRTSVHELGLNIWRDNVIHSSKIRTRLLNKLLELIFRERTGEVINRGLMRNIIKMLMDLGPSVYQEDFEKPFLEVSADFYRAESQEFIECSDCGDYLKKAERRLNEEIERVSHYLDANSEAQITNVVEKEMIANHMLRLVHMENSGLVNMLCDNKFEDLGRMYSLFRRVNNGLSTIRDVMTSHIRDTGKQLVSDPEKSKNPVDFVDLLLEKRDKYDKIISMAFGNDKTFQNALSSSFEYFINLNPRSPEYISLFVDDKLRKGLKGVKEEDIEIILDKVMMLFRYLQEKDVFEKYYKQHLAKRLLSGKTVSDDAERSLIVKLKTECGYQFTSKLEGMFTDMKTSQDTMQGFYTACGSELGNSPTLVVQVLTTGSWPTQSSITCNLPAEMLALCEKFRAYYLGTHTGRRLSWQTNMGTADLRATFGNGQKYELNVSTYQMCVLMLFNNADTLTYREIEQATEISSSDLKRCLQSLACVKGKNVFRKDPMSRDIGEDDVFSVNDKFSSKLRKVKIGTVVAQKESEPEKQETRQRVEEDRKPQIEAAIVRIMKARRVLDHNNIIAEVTKQLQSRFLANPGEIKKRIESLIERDFLERDTVDRRLYRYLA from the coding sequence aAATGCTTACAATATGGTATTGCATAAATTTGGGGATTTTCTTTATTCAGGACTCGTGTCAACAATGACATTCCATCTTCAAACGATGTCCAAATGTATCGAGGCTGCCCAGGGTGGATCATTCCTGGAGGAACTTAATACAAAATGGAGTGATCATAATAAAGCACTGCAGATGATTCGGGATATATTGATGTACATGGATAGAACTTTCATCCCTAATACCCAGAGAACTTCTGTTCATGAACTAGGACTCAACATTTGGAGAGACAATGTAATTCACTCAAGTAAAATAAGAACGAGGCTTTTGAACAAACTTCTTGAATTAATATTCAGGGAACGCACAGGTGAAGTTATCAACAGAGGACTTATGAGAAACATAATCAAAATGCTTATGGATTTGGGACCTTCAGTCTACCAAGAAGATTTTGAGAAACCATTTCTTGAAGTTTCAGCTGATTTCTACAGAGCAGAATCTCAGGAGTTTATCGAGTGCAGTGATTGCGGGGACTACCTAAAGAAAGCTGAAAGgcgtttaaatgaagaaattgagAGGGTATCCCACTACTTGGACGCAAATAGTGAAGCCCAAATCACTAATGTTGTAGAGAAAGAGATGATTGCCAATCACATGCTTAGACTAGTTCACATGGAAAATTCAGGTTTAGTAAATATGCTTTGTGATAATAAGTTTGAGGACTTGGGAAGGATGTACAGCTTATTTCGTCGAGTTAACAATGGTCTCTCTACAATTAGAGATGTAATGACATCTCACATTAGAGACACTGGCAAACAACTTGTCAGCGACCCTGAGAAATCAAAGAATCCAGTTGATTTTGTTGACTTACTCCTTGAGAAAAGGGACAAGTATGATAAGATCATAAGCATGGCCTTTGGCAATGACAAGACCTTCCAAAATGCCTTGAGTTCttcttttgaatattttatcaACTTGAATCCCCGTTCTCCTGAGTATATTTCATTGTTTGTCGATGATAAACTCCGTAAAGGACTGAAGGGAGTGAAAGAGGAGGACATCGAGATTATTCTTGACAAGGTGATGATGCTGTTCCGCTACCTCCAGGAAAAAGATGTGTTTGAGAAATACTACAAACAACATCTGGCAAAGCGTCTCTTATCGGGGAAAACAGTATCTGATGATGCTGAGAGAAGTTTGATTGTTAAACTGAAGACTGAATGTGGCTATCAGTTTACTTCGAAATTAGAAGGGATGTTCACAGACATGAAGACATCTCAAGACACAATGCAAGGGTTCTACACAGCCTGCGGTTCTGAGTTAGGGAACAGCCCTACACTGGTGGTCCAGGTTTTGACTACTGGATCATGGCCCACCCAATCCAGCATTACCTGCAACCTACCAGCTGAAATGTTGGCTTTGTGTGAGAAATTTCGGGCATATTACCTCGGAACCCATACTGGCCGGAGATTATCCTGGCAAACTAATATGGGCACTGCTGATCTCAGAGCAACCTTTGGAAATGGCCAGAAATATGAGCTGAACGTTTCGACTTATCAAATGTGTGTTCTAATGCTGTTTAACAATGCTGATACTCTTACATATAGAGAGATTGAGCAGGCAACTGAGATTTCCTCTTCTGATTTGAAAAGATGCCTCCAGTCCTTAGCTTGTGTGAAAGGTAAAAACGTCTTTCGGAAAGATCCCATGAGCAGGGATATAGGAGAAGACGATGTATTTTCTGTTAATGACAAGTTTTCTAGCAAGCTTCGTAAGGTGAAGATTGGAACCGTGGTAGCACAAAAGGAATCCGAGCCTGAAAAACAAGAGACTCGACAGAGGGTTGAAGAGGACAGAAAACCACAGATTGAGGCTGCAATAGTGAGAATTATGAAAGCAAGAAGGGTTTTAGATCACAATAATATCATAGCCGAGGTTACAAAACAACTGCAATCGCGGTTTCTTGCTAATCCTGGGGAGATCAAGAAACGGATTGAGTCCCTTATCGAGCGGGATTTTCTTGAGAGGGATACTGTGGATAGACGATTGTACCGGTATCTCGCCTGA
- the LOC140980594 gene encoding cullin-3A-like isoform X2: MKFITITPVDSALKNYTGLVSTMTFHLQTMSKCIEAAQGGSFLEELNTKWSDHNKALQMIRDILMYMDRTFIPNTQRTSVHELGLNIWRDNVIHSSKIRTRLLNKLLELIFRERTGEVINRGLMRNIIKMLMDLGPSVYQEDFEKPFLEVSADFYRAESQEFIECSDCGDYLKKAERRLNEEIERVSHYLDANSEAQITNVVEKEMIANHMLRLVHMENSGLVNMLCDNKFEDLGRMYSLFRRVNNGLSTIRDVMTSHIRDTGKQLVSDPEKSKNPVDFVDLLLEKRDKYDKIISMAFGNDKTFQNALSSSFEYFINLNPRSPEYISLFVDDKLRKGLKGVKEEDIEIILDKVMMLFRYLQEKDVFEKYYKQHLAKRLLSGKTVSDDAERSLIVKLKTECGYQFTSKLEGMFTDMKTSQDTMQGFYTACGSELGNSPTLVVQVLTTGSWPTQSSITCNLPAEMLALCEKFRAYYLGTHTGRRLSWQTNMGTADLRATFGNGQKYELNVSTYQMCVLMLFNNADTLTYREIEQATEISSSDLKRCLQSLACVKGKNVFRKDPMSRDIGEDDVFSVNDKFSSKLRKVKIGTVVAQKESEPEKQETRQRVEEDRKPQIEAAIVRIMKARRVLDHNNIIAEVTKQLQSRFLANPGEIKKRIESLIERDFLERDTVDRRLYRYLA; the protein is encoded by the coding sequence GACTCGTGTCAACAATGACATTCCATCTTCAAACGATGTCCAAATGTATCGAGGCTGCCCAGGGTGGATCATTCCTGGAGGAACTTAATACAAAATGGAGTGATCATAATAAAGCACTGCAGATGATTCGGGATATATTGATGTACATGGATAGAACTTTCATCCCTAATACCCAGAGAACTTCTGTTCATGAACTAGGACTCAACATTTGGAGAGACAATGTAATTCACTCAAGTAAAATAAGAACGAGGCTTTTGAACAAACTTCTTGAATTAATATTCAGGGAACGCACAGGTGAAGTTATCAACAGAGGACTTATGAGAAACATAATCAAAATGCTTATGGATTTGGGACCTTCAGTCTACCAAGAAGATTTTGAGAAACCATTTCTTGAAGTTTCAGCTGATTTCTACAGAGCAGAATCTCAGGAGTTTATCGAGTGCAGTGATTGCGGGGACTACCTAAAGAAAGCTGAAAGgcgtttaaatgaagaaattgagAGGGTATCCCACTACTTGGACGCAAATAGTGAAGCCCAAATCACTAATGTTGTAGAGAAAGAGATGATTGCCAATCACATGCTTAGACTAGTTCACATGGAAAATTCAGGTTTAGTAAATATGCTTTGTGATAATAAGTTTGAGGACTTGGGAAGGATGTACAGCTTATTTCGTCGAGTTAACAATGGTCTCTCTACAATTAGAGATGTAATGACATCTCACATTAGAGACACTGGCAAACAACTTGTCAGCGACCCTGAGAAATCAAAGAATCCAGTTGATTTTGTTGACTTACTCCTTGAGAAAAGGGACAAGTATGATAAGATCATAAGCATGGCCTTTGGCAATGACAAGACCTTCCAAAATGCCTTGAGTTCttcttttgaatattttatcaACTTGAATCCCCGTTCTCCTGAGTATATTTCATTGTTTGTCGATGATAAACTCCGTAAAGGACTGAAGGGAGTGAAAGAGGAGGACATCGAGATTATTCTTGACAAGGTGATGATGCTGTTCCGCTACCTCCAGGAAAAAGATGTGTTTGAGAAATACTACAAACAACATCTGGCAAAGCGTCTCTTATCGGGGAAAACAGTATCTGATGATGCTGAGAGAAGTTTGATTGTTAAACTGAAGACTGAATGTGGCTATCAGTTTACTTCGAAATTAGAAGGGATGTTCACAGACATGAAGACATCTCAAGACACAATGCAAGGGTTCTACACAGCCTGCGGTTCTGAGTTAGGGAACAGCCCTACACTGGTGGTCCAGGTTTTGACTACTGGATCATGGCCCACCCAATCCAGCATTACCTGCAACCTACCAGCTGAAATGTTGGCTTTGTGTGAGAAATTTCGGGCATATTACCTCGGAACCCATACTGGCCGGAGATTATCCTGGCAAACTAATATGGGCACTGCTGATCTCAGAGCAACCTTTGGAAATGGCCAGAAATATGAGCTGAACGTTTCGACTTATCAAATGTGTGTTCTAATGCTGTTTAACAATGCTGATACTCTTACATATAGAGAGATTGAGCAGGCAACTGAGATTTCCTCTTCTGATTTGAAAAGATGCCTCCAGTCCTTAGCTTGTGTGAAAGGTAAAAACGTCTTTCGGAAAGATCCCATGAGCAGGGATATAGGAGAAGACGATGTATTTTCTGTTAATGACAAGTTTTCTAGCAAGCTTCGTAAGGTGAAGATTGGAACCGTGGTAGCACAAAAGGAATCCGAGCCTGAAAAACAAGAGACTCGACAGAGGGTTGAAGAGGACAGAAAACCACAGATTGAGGCTGCAATAGTGAGAATTATGAAAGCAAGAAGGGTTTTAGATCACAATAATATCATAGCCGAGGTTACAAAACAACTGCAATCGCGGTTTCTTGCTAATCCTGGGGAGATCAAGAAACGGATTGAGTCCCTTATCGAGCGGGATTTTCTTGAGAGGGATACTGTGGATAGACGATTGTACCGGTATCTCGCCTGA